One Coregonus clupeaformis isolate EN_2021a chromosome 33, ASM2061545v1, whole genome shotgun sequence DNA window includes the following coding sequences:
- the zbtb2b gene encoding zinc finger and BTB domain-containing protein 2b produces the protein MELANHGLILLQQLNAQREFGFLCDCTIAIGDVFFKAHKAVLAAFSNYFRMLFIHQDSDCVRLKAADIQPDIFSYLLNLMYTGKLAPQLIDPARLEQGVKFLHAYPLLQEASLASQTAFSHPEPSLPLSTSLFGIQISDKQVALSGRLPVRRQLSSPFDLDSLPDRKYPSTSAVAAAFANHASKLDSSFQEMVEASTSGQRASYEEHRGNTPTGEVPSSGSSNTILHVKPSIMKRNASFRKHYSCHLCGSRFNQRSLLREHLLQHSLARLPLVAKPSGAHSPHLPGGGGTTTPEVEEVLLRGGGERSTAMTVEMLSDSEQAPPSGFNMDSPRAELSGWATGCQSQADTPPPSDIADIDNLESADLDREVKRRKYECSTCGRKFIQKSHWREHMYIHTGKPYKCSACGKSFCRANQAARHVCLTQGADAYTMVDRQSMELCAAGDDTSQMEALFLGSARPYKCNVCETTFSSPNEVIKHLCFSQGALAGLQGQSGAGLLQGEEFPKDEGSDSSGAATLITAIKTEQILVE, from the exons TTATCCTCCTGCAGCAGCTCAACGCTCAGAGGGAGTTTGGCTTCCTGTGTGACTGTACCATCGCCATCGGAGACGTCTTCTTCAAAGCCCACAAGGCCGTGCTGGCCGCCTTCTCAAACTACTTCAGAATGCTCTTCATACACCAGGACAG TGACTGTGTCCGCCTGAAGGCAGCTGACATCCAGCCAGACATCTTCAGCTACCTCCTCAACCTGATGTACACAGGGAAGCTGGCCCCTCAGCTCATCGACCCAGCCCGGCTGGAGCAGGGGGTCAAGTTCCTCCACGCCTACCCCCTCCTCCAGGAGGCCAGCCTGGCCAGCCAGACAGCCTTCTCCCACCCAGAGCCCAGCCTGCCCCTCTCTACTTCCCTCTTTGGCATCCAGATCTCCGACAAACAGGTGGCACTGTCCGGCAGGCTGCCCGTCCGGCGCCAGCTCTCCTCGCCTTTTGACCTGGACAGCCTCCCTGACAGGAAGTATCCTTCCACGTCTGCTGTAGCAGCGGCGTTCGCCAACCACGCGTCCAAGCTGGACTCTTCGTTTCAGGAAATGGTGGAGGCTTCGACCAGCGGCCAACGGGCCTCGTATGAGGAGCATAGAGGGAACACCCCGACAGGGGAGGTGCCCTCCTCAGGTAGCTCAAACACCATTCTCCATGTGAAGCCGAGCATCATGAAGAGGAATGCCTCCTTCAGGAAGCACTACTCCTGCCACCTGTGTGGCAGCCGCTTCAACCAGAGGAGCCTGTTGAGGGAGCACCTCCTGCAGCACAGTCTGGCCCGGCTCCCCTTGGTGGCCAAGCCCAGCGGTGCACACTCACCTCACCtcccaggaggaggaggaaccaCCACACCAGAGGTAGAGGAGGTACTGCTAAGGGGAGGTGGAGAACGGTCCACTGCCATGACAGTTGAGATGCTTAGTGACAGCGAGCAAGCACCTCCCTCTGGTTTCAACATGGACTCTCCCAGAGCGGAGTTGTCAGGGTGGGCGACGGGGTGTCAGTCCCAGGCCGACACCCCACCTCCATCGGACATTGCGGATATCGACAACCTGGAGAGTGCTGACCTGGACCGCGAGGTGAAGCGCAGGAAGTATGAGTGCTCCACCTGCGGTCGCAAGTTCATCCAGAAGAGCCACTGGCGAGAGCACATGTACATCCACACGGGCAAGCCTTACAAGTGCAGTGCCTGCGGCAAGAGCTTCTGTCGTGCCAACCAGGCGGCGCGCCACGTGTGTCTGACCCAGGGCGCCGACGCCTACACCATGGTGGACCGGCAGAGCATGGAGCTGTGTGCTGCAGGGGATGACACCAGCCAGATGGAGGCGCTGTTCCTAGGCTCAGCCAGGCCCTACAAGTGTAATGTCTGTGAGACCACCTTCTCCAGCCCCAACGAGGTCATTAAGCACCTGTGCTTCAGCCAAGGGGCTCTAGCAGGCCTGCAGGGGCAGTCAGGGGCGGGGCTGCTTCAGGGGGAGGAGTTTCCCAAAGACGAGGGCTCTGATTCGTCCGGCGCAGCCACCCTCATTACGGCCATAAAAACTGAGCAGATCTTGGTGGAGTAG